The Danio rerio strain Tuebingen ecotype United States chromosome 20, GRCz12tu, whole genome shotgun sequence genome contains the following window.
GATGGAAGGTAAGTGCATGTCGAGAGGTTTGTTTATCTTTCTGAATACTTCTGTTCCTTATTGTAAGATACTTTTAAATAGTCTTCATTTGGTAATGAAGATATTCAACATGGAAAGCAGTGTCAAAGTCCAATAAAAAGCTTGTAAAATTATGGATTTGAATGTTTGCTTATAGACCAACGTTCATGTGGTTGATTACATGTTTAATGATAGTAACCAGATGTTCACCTCACTTTCTATGAGGCTTGTGTATCTGCTCTTGGTGTTTGCACAGAGTCAGGAAACTGAAGTGTACATTTAGAAGTGAGCTTGAAATGTTGATTATCTTTCCAAGCCAGCTAGTTTTGAAAATACCATGTGGTGAATGTTTTACTCACAAAGTAGCTTGATTAATCAAAAAATCTTTACAAATGTCTCCATACAAGAAAAATCAGTGATACTTTTCTCCAAACATTTGCTGTTACAGCAATTTCAGTGCCCCATAGCTGATCCACGCTTTCCCAGAGAAGATGTGAAGCAGATATGGATGGAATGCCAGCATGATAGCTTCTGGTATCGAGGTAAAGAGACACTTGAAATTATTTACTATCACATATAGTgagtgcactgaaaaaaagtgtaaatgcaAATAATGTTTACTCTCGTGTcattgaaaaatctttttttttttctgtaaaacactaaacatatttaacaaaaatcAATTTTGGCTTCCACTGACCTCCATCCCATGAAAAACATACTATGGTACTCCATAGTAAATATTGTATATAGTAAATATAATCTATAGTAAAAACTATGAACCGTAGTAAagtgtttatactgtatatattatagtaattacaactctttgttaatgaaggCTACAGCTTACCGTAGTATCATTTCCTAATAAACGCTAATAAATACTTTATTGTACCTTGGTTTTTACTACAGTGAACTGTGGTATAGCATAATAAAGCCTATAGTGAATTGAAAACTCAGAACAACaatgggtaatttgtttataataatatagtGGTTGTATTACCAAAGCTATTAGAATTAAAGTAACTTTCTAcggtatgattttaaaaagctgTATATTTACTATACTGtacaactgatttttttttttcttttgggatTGTTTGGGTGGAAATGGTTGAATGATTGTTCTagaatttttgagtgaacttttcCCCCTTTAAAACTCTGTAAGTACAAAACAGACAGAGAGCTTCTCCTCTGAATGATCTTCACAGGTTGTTTGCTTTGGTGAAAAGGGATTCGACAGGTGTGTGCACGTATTTTCAAGAATGTTCTTCCAAATAAGGACTAACGCATTTATTATCCAGTGCTTATGTTTTGACATGGCTGGAATTTGGTTTAACCACAGCACTGTTTGTGTTGGGGAGACATAAGCCTCATGTTATCTGCCTGTTGTTTAGCGTTGACAGTGATCTGGAATACAGTTGTCTAAAGTAGCCAGTTATTTGGTATTGGATGGTAAAATGTTTAAGAtacgctcactcactcactccctcctTCAGTCTTCGTGGTCCTTGCTTTATCAGGGGTATAgctagcggaatgaactgctgaTTAAAGATACTGAATGATGGTTTTATAAAGACTATTTTGTACCACCAGCCTCTTTGTAGTAAGGGTGGGGATCATTCCTGATGTCAGAACCTCTGTAAGAATGGTGGAAGTGTCCTGCGGATTGCCTCATTTTGAAGTAAAGCGCCTCCCTTACTGATCATTTATGTACTTCCATTGAGTGTTGATCTTTAGATCTAAAATTACCATAACTAAATTAAGCATGTGTGCTGTTTGGCATTTAGATGAATGttcaagggcgaggcagtggcgcagtaggtagtgctgttgcctgacagcaagaaggtcgctggttcgaacctcggctcagttggcgtttctgtgtgggtttcctccgggtgccccggtttcccctacagtccaaagacatgcggtacaggtgaattgggtaggctaaattgtccgtagtgtatgagtgtgtgtgtgaatgtgtgtgtggatgtttcccagagatgggttgtggctggaagggcatccgctgtgtcaaaaagcttgctggataattttgcggttcattccgctgtggcgaccccggattaataaagggactaagccgacaagaaagtgaatgaatgttcAAATGTGAATTTGAAGTATTGTTTTTAAGCACTGATCTGTTAATATCTCCACAGCTCTTCCTCTCTCTGCCGGCAGCATGGCTGTGACTGGTGGTCTCATATACAGTGGTAAGACAgcctacaaaatatttaaaaaaacgttCATTTCACAAAGCTGTTGAGTTTTAATTCCTGAGTTCAGGGCAGTTTCGTTTCAGATGATGCAATAGATTGTAATTCTGACATGTGTAACACATGTGCAATAATCAGGGTTATTATAGCtagatttgtaatatttattttagttaacttGATGTACATAAGTAACTAATGTTGAAATGATTATCTGAAAAGTATAATATAGATAAACTATGAAGAATCATTACATAAAAATGGAagatctaaaaatataaataaaaaacaatagttATATCAATGTAATTATGTAACATTGtgatttgattaatttgttgCAAATTGATCACTTATTAAATTAAGAAATTttcacaaaataaatgtaaagtcaaaaatattttaaaagcatcaaGTAGTCATTTACAAATTGTAGCTTTAGAAAGATTTTTGTTTTGATGCAACATAATTTATTATTCAGACACTTTAAGCTACAATGGTCATGCTTATATTTTGATTTTTTGAAGTTGCATCTAAATTGGAATTTAGACATATTTACAGACCATTTATTGCAGCTCCAAAGCCAATATTGCTTACCaatatttttcaacatttttttcatgTTATGAAAAAAATGGAGATTTTAAATGTCTCAAAGGTAAGTGACAGGCTCAgttctcctttttttctttttttacacacgcacgcacacgcgcacacacacaaacacacacacacacacacacacacacacaaagagttcAGAACTCACAATAGGTCTAATACATGGGTCTTAAACTCTCAGTGTGAGCAGCCTTCAAAATCTTTAGATCactcattttattttgataaattgaACACTGATCATTCACTGACCTTGTTTTACAGGTGTCTGGAAACAGTCCAAGCGATTTGGGTATTTCCCTAAACTGATTTGTAAGTCACTGTTGCGAATAATAATGTACATTCTCACACCCCATTATTATGCAAATGTATCATTACTTTACTCTTCTTTACTGTGCACTTTCTTCTGCAGTGGCGGGTATTGTGGGTTTTGCAGTAGGCAAAGCTTCGTATATCGGGACCTGCAGAGAGAAGTTCAACAACAAACTGGGACCAGAGTTCACAAAAGCTTTTGGTGGCCCTGGCTTTGGACCTGGTGGCTTTAGACCTGGGCATAAGTAAGTATCCTAATGTGTTTGTTATTCGTGAAATAATTGCATGCAGTGAACTGATTTTTTGGttgcttaaaatatttattttactttcaacaGCCATTGCATCCATGTGTGTGAAAAGTGCAAGCAACAAGAAGCACAGGCTGCAACAGTACCTGATGCACCCACTCAGAgctgaggtaaaaaaaaacacaagcacacCCAAACACACCCATTTACATCAACACAGAAGAGCTACATGGCCCACATCAGTCAGCACCTGTTCactaacacccccccccccccccccccacacacacacacacaccacccccCACACTATCACTAGTCATTTTACACCCACCACACCCCCTCCCACTGTTCATTTACATTCTAAAGTACACTCACCAGCACTGTTTGATTCTAAGCCACACCCATTACTACTAGTCAAACATTTTAAACCACATCCATTACTACTATTGATAGATTTTAAACCACACCCACCTTCACTGTCCATTTAAATTTACAAAAGTATACACAACTAGCACAACTagtaatttacatatttaatccACATCCACCAGATTCTATATTGGCATTCTTCTAAACCCCACCCATCAGATATTTACATTCTAACACACACTACTCTTACATTCTCATATACACACCAGTGAAAATTTCATTCTAAACCCCACCCATCAACACTACTGATTTTAATTTTTACTACACACTCACTTAATTTACATCTAAACACAATTACACCTAAACTACACCCACTACTACTCCATTGCATTCTAAACCAAACTTACTGGCTGCTATTAATTTGAATCCTAAACCACGCCTACTTAAACAACTTATATGGCTTATGTTCAAAAGGACATTGCACTATGTAATTCAGACTAAAAGTaatactttatttctttctttctccccGTAGGGTTTTGAGTTTCAGCAGGAAGCCACTTATTAAaccatgttgttttttgtttataataaaatcaaatgatTAAAGACtgaatgtttgtttaaaatatgaTGCAACAGGAGGCAGCTGAAATCATCTGTAATGGACCCTAAAGGTAACtaaccagcagggggcgccaagACACCACAGTCCATTGTAACTATGCTTCGCTGTGAACCTTTGTGCAACAGGTTCATTGACTGAAACGAGCTGTAGGTGTGTCAAACAACAGTGCACTAAAAATGTGGTTTGCGCATGAGGTATTTTGAAGATAACAATAAGCGATGAAAGCTACTGTTGTTGGTCTCAAGTACAGTGTTTTACATACAATTAAGGTGGACGAGTAAGCTCTTATATTGATATATACACCAACGGTATCTGCTCAGCTTTCCAAATTTCTGGAGGTTTTGATTCAGTTTTATGGCATCATCATACTATAcatgggcgtaaatctgatttaacagtaggggggacaataaatattaaatttctttcgagcatttttttgaaggggacacaaataatacagctgaATTGTACTATTAAAGATTTGTCCccacagttaaaaatggttttatcaaaattattattatagcatggagactacgtcattatgattattctcaaagtttttctcaggttcaatggcaaagcaaatttttcttcgaaactatttattgcattgtttgttgtgtcgTTTACATTCAAtagactgactcctgaagcagaataaatgcagcaaagtacattttccatactcataataactaactttaaaaacgttaaaatgaccgatcatattgtaaatcagtgaACCTGTGAGGTTCgtctgctaaacagccacaactccgaaaacattttaaaagttgttCACCCCCAAAAGAATAGTCATTATACCctcaataaagcacaacacccttacctgacactgtacatctgactgaccctgctctgcctgttcctcaatcatttctttctcctttgCCTGGTGTGATTGATATTGTGACATTAACGTTAGTATTTTATCAAGCACTCATTCTTAAAGCcaatatgtgaactttttgtactaGGTGTTTAGCTGCAGTGAAAAATGATCTTATTtccattttctctgtcattttatccaatACATAACACTgccaggcaagtttatttatactgtagcacaaTTTATACAcgatggtaattcaaagtgctttacataaagaatgcaaaactatcataaaaataatcataaaaaaagaattaaaaaaggttaacattttaattttaaattaattaagtcaCTTAAAATAGAATAGAAACTAATTAAACAAAGTcgtcacaaatgaaacaatgcatGCATGGGAAACGACTTTAGCGTTAGCAACAAGCTAACGTTAACTAGATATTAATcgctaatacagcagattcatggacaATTACATGGGTAATCAGCATTTTTGCCGCAACTAATTTATGAACGAGTCTTTATTAACTACATTAAGAGAATCGCTTTATTTAAGGTGAATAAAATCCCCTACTTACTTACTGAAATTCAACATTAACTCAGCCGCAGCCAGCCACTCCtgacgtgcgtgtgtgtgatcaAGCAGGCGAGATGATGGAAAGCACACAGTGGACCGAACCACTCTGAGGAAGTTGAGGGGGAACTCatcatgtttttaaatgcattttaaatgataaatgcggttttctttctacttaaacaattattttatctagagtttttatttaatttttttaatttgtgtgtgtgtgtgtagggacaACCCTCGGATGGAAAGGGACAGGTCCCCCACTCccgtacagttaaagtcagaattattagttcgtTTGctttattcgttttctttttaataagaagtttttttcaacacatttctaaagataatagttttaaaaactcatttctaataatggatttcttttatctttgcaatgacagtaaataatatttgactagatatttttccagacacttctatacagcttaaagtgacatttaaaggcttaactaggttaattaggttaactaggcaggttagagtaattaggcaagtcattgtatattattctgtagactatcaaaacaaattgcctaaaggggctaataattttgtccttaaaatggggttaaaaaattaaaaactgcttttattctagccaaaataaaacaaataagactttctccagaagaaaaaaatattatcaaacatactttgataatgtctttgctctgttaaacatcatttgggaaataaaaaaagagaaaaaaaaaaaaatcaaaggggggctaataattctgacctcaaatATATACACCCAAATAACAAAAGAGGTTCAAAGGGGTTTGCAGATTTCACCAGCTTTatttgaaataactgaacatctgaatgaaaaatcttcatttaaaATGAGAATAAAATGAACTTCAGTACAATGAAATCCTCATCTCTTATTTCCAGCTTAGAGGACAAGACTATAAACTGTAACATCAGTTAACGATGATGTCATGATTATCATGGGTCCAAGTCTAAACACATCTACAGTCATAACACTGTCATGATAACAGTAACCTGTGCATAGCTTTAAAACTGCGTTGAACTAAATTTTCAGTGGAGAATCAACTTTTGATGGTTTTATTTGTTACATGGCCATTCCTGGGCATCTATTAcacttatattatatttaaattattattatgtttgaaaaaGGTTTTGTTGGAAATCATTTCTCCTAACACTGATACTTAAATTGACAAACAAGAAGCCAAGATTACATATTTTATCTGAGCAAATAGACTTGATTCTACAAAATTTGCATTCATTTCCAAGGCCTTGCTCCTTAAAATACATTCATCTTCAATTCAGCATTATAAATCAGATATTTGGTCTGATCCGGCAGGATGAGGCGAGGAAACACCACAGCCATTTGGAGTTCTTCAGTCATCTGATTCTCTTACTCTTCCCAGGAATCACCATACTTGTTCTTTTTAGCTGGAGGAGTAAGAAAGAAATCGGCTTACAGATTAAAAGATACAGGGACATTAAAGGATTATAAAGTATTTAGTACCCAATTAAAGTTAAGCAAAAGTTCCAATAAGCAAAGTGTATTCAaaatattcacatattcttaCTTAAATTTCTGGTGGAGATCTTTTGGTTTGGTGCACATTATGCATCAAATAAACGCATCTTTGTGTATCTTTTCTAATCCGTGTGCATCATTCAAATTAACTATACCCTTTCGTCattttagtggctgtttttgccctattgacttccataataacaacatttttttattgcaaagccatgacaccaatgAATCATCCGTTCTTGATTGTTAGTGGTTTTCCCTGTTTGGAAGATGTCAGATTTGTAATTTTTACCAACTAAAAACAagcaactgattttttttattttaggctaTGTTGCCAATTATAGGCCTTACTGTTGTAGCTACATTATATTAATGCTTTACAGTATAAGTATTAGCtgatttttatagattttatttaaagataaagcCGAAATTTACTAAACTACTTATTAATAAGGTAAAATAAGATACTTTATGTTAACAATGTGACAAAAACAAGCTAATCAGTGACTTCAAAGCAGAGATGGGAAACAAACAGTAATTATGTGTACGGTTCCACCTCCAAAAATGTTCATGATAGGCATGGGTCGCTATGAGATTctaacagtatgataaccttggataaaaaatatctccgtttcacggtattgtgattaatgctctaaaatatattctttttaaatatctggctAAAAAATAAGAACTTTTTCCCGCTTTTAACATGATAGCTGCATCCGAAATcatatacttccatactatacagtacaccAAAAACAGTATGAGCGTCGAgttgtatgtccgaattcatagaatttaaaaAACAGTATCTAGCTGACCTACTGCTTCTGGCAAAATTCACAAGTGAGCATCTGATGGACactacactatcccatgatgcaccgcaAGACAATTTAGGAATGGGAGTGACATAGGTAGTAcacgtgatgatgacaaaatggcatcCGTAGTAAGTCCATGCTCCATTCATACTATTCACATTCATACAGTATAGTTTTCTAGCGGTCTCATAGTAAATTCGAATTCACATGCAGCATCTACTGAATAGTAGGCCATTTCGAACGCAgccaattaattttattttggtacagtgaacatgtcaggctaaataattcaaatgaataattgacttctgctgtcttgaTTAGTGTCAgaaacacaaatttctttacaatttaaacgacatctttggatatctttcatGCTGGAGGCACTGTTGTACTTAAAaacgaaacaaaataaataattaaaatctcatatataatatattgtaggtatggtatagcagaaaattgtattggtttttttaaatcttgacttttccaaactgtgttTTACCTTTAAAAAGGTTATCGTGCCTAGTACATGGCCCTAAATTTCACATTGGCCAACCCAACTGACACTCTGAACTGAATTACTTCATGGGTGCTGTCATATTTATCAGTTAGATAATCGATGAAACTTTTTATAGGCTTTAAAAATCTCTACAGGGCTCACACTTCATTGCTTCAACAGACTTCCTTACAAGTTATCGGTTACAGAAGCTCACCTTCCTTTTTGGGTTGCATCACCTCCATTTGTGGTTTCATTTGCGTTTGGTTTTTCTGTGGGAGCGTGACTTCATAGTTCTCCCTGTTCTTGTTACGCAGTTCCTCATACAACACTGGCTTTCTCTTGGGCACATCCTCTTCCATATAGAGTGGCGCTTTAGAATAAATGCAAACTACTGGTTAAACATCTACCAAGTCCTTATTCAGTGACAAATGTACTTTCCCTTTGCCAACTGTatacaaatttgtatttattcaggGAAATTTATCTGGAGGACCTGCTGAAGAAAGATTACAGCGAGTACTCTGTTAAATTTATGTTTAGCTTGAGTAAAGTCTGTTTTGTAGGTTAATGAGGGTGCTTTTTAGCAGGGTTCTTCAGCATTGTACATTTTAGAACAACATAAGCCATCTGAACAATGTAAAACTGAGTGGTTTGTTTTGGGTTTGGTTAACCCTACTCTGAATCTCAAGAGTCTGTTTACTAGATTTGTCTAACAGACTAATGGTGTTCATGAGCAAGCATTGCAGTACCTTGCGAGGGTAAATCATCCCTGATGTTAGCAGGACCAGAATCACTGAATCCAGAGCTGAAAGGAGTGGTTTCGTATGATTGAGATGGGGTACTGTAGGTGTAATCGCTGGTGTAGCTGCTGTAGCTCTCAGTTGCAGAGCTGACTTCTGTCGCAGGCTGTTGGACGGACTCTGAACCAGGCTGCTGAGATTCAGATGAGTTTGGATCAAAATCGGGTTGGTTCATCCTATGAAACAAATAtcattgtgtaaaaaaataaagaaattatttaCTTGACATAGGAAATCACAAAATAGTAAAGGTACAGAACAATCTACAATTGTATAAATTCCGAGGTCACTGATTAGCCCCATTTAAAGTtaaatactacactgtaaaagattaccgtaatttcaattaaatatctgtaacctggttaacagtaattTGCCTAgataaatatgattaataaacataaattgacTTTCACAGAATTCCCCACAAGACActctattgttattatttatttatttattaaattttttttgtgctCATCAGTTAAGTACATTAGAGTTTAATGTTACATAaaacaagatatatatatatatatatatatatatatatatatatatatatatatatatatatatatatatatatatatatataaaatgtttattgcattaatttatttttatgtgtgttaCCATGATGGTGTTAAGCAGTTgtgtaaatgactgaatgaatgatttttttactgtacatttttacagatttttgttttacagtgtaacgaGTGTAAAAGAGCAGAGTTATATTAAGGtgttaggacaattttgaaaaacttcaAAAGTTCAAAAACAATTGATGATGGATTGTTTTAGAAatactttgatgaaaggttttgaaccacttcaaatgttgactactgaatATATTCTGAagcatagtagaaaaaaaaacattcgatTAGATGCAAATACTAATCGAATTAAAATTATAGGAACcccttagatcaggggtgcccaaactttttcttatgaagggtcaaataacaaatttgatttgattgaagATAAATAAAGTTGCCATGtgtaatttcattatttattcaataatattttaaaatgacaagaAAACTTTGgtttacattaactaatacagtatattttacattacattttacatttgatctctgttaaaggcattctccCCAACTCACTAAATTattctcactctcttctcagatgggatggtggaccaaatcaaaggttacagtgGGCCAACTTTGGCAAGGGGGTCCCACTTTGGGAATCTCTGCCTTAAATATTGCTGTTAATCAGATGGTAAATATCTAACAAacttgatttaactctgttttgaagTAATTGAAACTCTCCGACAGCAGGTTGTCTAGATGAAGGCCTTTCAGCCTCAGCAAGAGAAGTTTATCTGTCCAAATCTGCAATTTATAGAATATTGTAAGTTGTCTACACCCTGTCCCAACTACATGTGACGTGGCACTGCAACATCCGATTAAAGGTAGGTTTTCCATGTTACTCCCCCAACCACCAATGGTGGCCATTAGAAATGGTTTATATTTCTGCAACATCATGGCTGGAATAACAGCATACACTACAAtggcaatgatcacctcaggtgctgattatgtgctttattcagtgttaaatggtaCCAATAAGAGTTTGAATAAAATGCATTGGCATTAATTACCCTAATTTACCTCAAATCTTAATTTGAGGGAAAACGTGTGTAGACTTCAGTGAAATGTGGAAGTGTCATGTTTTGGTGGCGTTTTCTGCAGCAAGTGCTGAatctttttataaattgtttaaagttatataataaatatgaaaatgtaatatagccattaaaacattttaaaaagcaaaacaattaacaaaaaataaataaataaagactagAATGAACGAATCGAGCATGTATTCGAAAACACAAACTTACTCAGAAGACACGTGACGCAGACGTCCCTGTCGTAATGCCTCTCCCAGTGGAGAGTTCTCCAGTTTCATAAACTTTTCTTGACAGACCCTCACGTAAGACATTTTTCCACCGATGTATCCAAATATGCCAGCAACTGCACAACAATCCTTTATTGAAAATGGCAATTTCCGTACAATCTTTTTTTATATTGCTTTCTATATAATTTTGTGCTGTCTGATGTTCTTTATACTCACAGGCAATTTTAGGAAGCGCACCAAATCGTGGAGATGGAGAAAGCATTCCTatggaaaaataataacaataagagaatttctttacttttgttttaaataaagggTTAGTTTgtccaaaaatgtaacttttgatAAGATGATGAACACAAGTAAACAGCATTTGAGCTGCTGTTTGTCATATTTAATGCACTCAGTGTATGTGCTttaatcaacgtttatatgtgaAAAGCCTAAAttataaattctaaataaataaaataaagcagggATCATGTTTCTGAATCGCTCAATTAATAAGAATTTCAGTCTCTTAATGCACCAAGTAATGATCTTTTAACAAAGTGACAGAAAAATAACCTAAAAAaaggtttcatttgtttttaaaatgattgaaatgCGTATGCATAATTGGTTGATCttactgcttttatttttattggaaaccgtattaaatatatacatactgcATTTAATTACCTAATAATAATCATTGTCGCTCAAAAAATAAATCCTGTCATTGGTTAAACATGCCCTGATTTTTCCAGTCCTGTATACATTTTTTGGATTTCTCATTGAGATCACAGGACCCTCGAGTGAGTGATCCCTAGATTTGTTTGGTGCTTACATTCTTTCTTTCTGTTAAGCAAAACGATAAAGTTTATACAAAAGTGGACTGTCCATGGGTtgcatttctgaaaaccatccttagccaactaaggtcgcaagttccgtcgttacaaccATAGTTCCTTGATTTGGTGTGTTCCAAATCCAgagttccaacaaacattcgcaaacttgcACTTTTCCAACTACACATCtcgagctgtagttagaagcatagttcctgccTATGTGTGATTCCCAGTTAACCTATCCTAtcccctattcatttagaacattctaacatttaaacttagaatgatttaaaaaaacattaaaaggcATCACTCTTAGCTGCAATTtgcttttaaactattttaacagTTCAGATTTAGCGATCATCATATTGACAATTAcgttcccttcgcagtgcactttgaaaacatttatgccaacGCAGCTGTGGCTCATCGAAAAAAAGGTGAGAAAGCTAAAGGTgagttattatttaaaagtggaatttatgttacgtctctaaagcttgtgaaaaaaatatatagcatacgttaatgctttaaTTTATAGAAggttatttattaggaaatgtatctgtacagtatatgacattggcctgttggttagaacatttctgcagttttTTGAATGCATCATTGTAAAAGTAGAcgtttacaataaataaataaac
Protein-coding sequences here:
- the ociad2 gene encoding OCIA domain-containing protein 2; its protein translation is MSTEGNQSTGGESAVDTKSGRPGWKQFQCPIADPRFPREDVKQIWMECQHDSFWYRALPLSAGSMAVTGGLIYSGVWKQSKRFGYFPKLILAGIVGFAVGKASYIGTCREKFNNKLGPEFTKAFGGPGFGPGGFRPGHNHCIHVCEKCKQQEAQAATVPDAPTQS
- the ociad1 gene encoding OCIA domain-containing protein 1 (The RefSeq protein has 1 substitution compared to this genomic sequence) encodes the protein MSQASSGFTPAAQVQHGSSKGAFNSAYIPTEEEKRVFRECNSESFWYRSLPFSAIAVGITQVLVAKGMLSPSPRFGALPKIAFAGIFGYIGGKMSYVRVCQEKFMKLENSPLGEALRQGRLHHVSSEMNQPDFDPNSSESQQPGSESVQQPATEVSSATESYSSYTSDYTYSTPSQSYETTPFSSGFSDSGPANIRDDLPSQAPLYMEEDVPKRKPVLYEELRNKNRENYEVTLPQKNQTQMKPQMEVMQPKKEAKKNKYGDSWEE
- the ociad1 gene encoding OCIA domain-containing protein 1 isoform X1 translates to MSQASSGFTPAAQVQHGSSKGAFNSAYIPTEEEKRVFRECNSESFWYRSLPFSAIAVGITQVLVAKGMLSPSPRFGALPKIAFAGIFGYIGGKMSYVRVCQEKFMKLENSPLGEALRQGRLRHVSSEMNQPDFDPNSSESQQPGSESVQQPATEVSSATESYSSYTSDYTYSTPSQSYETTPFSSGFSDSGPANIRDDLPSQAPLYMEEDVPKRKPVLYEELRNKNRENYEVTLPQKNQTQMKPQMEVMQPKKEAKKNKYGDSWEE